The genomic region gaagccgccgctcAACCATCCCTGCCAAtatgtcggcgagggcgagcaaCAGTCGCCAACCGCATCGACGAGATCCAACTTGCCACCTATCCCATCCCCTTCTTTGTTTGAAGATATTGATGAGACCCATTCATGAAACTGGCGGCGCAAAGTTGACTTCTTGATCTCTAGAGTCTCTAGACCGACGTCGCAGAGCAGCTCAAGAGTGCCCGGGCTGACGTTGCGCCGCTCTTACTTACACGGACCTCTCTGTCGCTCGCGCcttgcttggcttggccctggcgccgcctCAGCCGCAATCAGATAAACAAAAGTGTGCACTTTGTTTCAACGTCCTTCCAAGCCATGGCGGCATGTCGCCATGGGCGCAAACACTTTCCTGTTGGGAAACATCATGGGCGGTTGACGTGACGTTGACGTGCTCCCCCCCCATctcacgcccacgcccacccaTCGTCGCATGGAGGACTCGTCGTGCGCGCCCCGTGgcttcgaggccgtcatcacGACGCTGTCCTTTTACGTCCTCTGCATATCCTggtggctcgtcgacgtgccccTGCTCTTTGTCAagccctcgcccccgccgccaccgccgccacggcaagtcgacaacaacagcagcatcgacaacaacgcctcctcgtcgtcgtcggtgttgtcgtcgtcacccgGGCGCGTACGCCTCTTCCTTCGCGCCGTGGCGTGGAACGGCATCCGCGCAGTCCAGCCGACGTACATTggcctcatcgccctcgcccgcgccgtctcggACGGGCGCAACAGCACCTCGGCCTGGCCGCTGCTGTACTACTTTGGCGATGCCCTGCCGAACCACCCCCCGGCGCTCCGCCCGACCGCCTTACAATGGATCAAGGTCGttgcccttgacggcgtcgccctcgtgACGGAGATACTCCTCGTCGTCTATGGATACTAcacctcgagcgcctcctcctcccgccatTACGACGTCCGCATCTTTGCCTCGGGCATGTGGATTCtctccgcgacgccgtcctgcgTCCTCGGCGCATACCTCCTCCTGTTCGTGTCGCGACGCGCCAGTCGCCTCCATCGCAACTGGCGGctcgccacggcgggcaccctcctcgtcgccgcggggctggccctcatcctcgccctgcACTTTTCCGTCCCGCCAAAGGACAGggtccccgcggcggcgggcatcatggccatgcAGTGGGCcctgtcgctgctgcccctggtCGCGTGCcggtgcagctgctgcggcagcggtgcCAGGGGCATGCCCTGGCGCATCGTGTACTTGatcttcgccgtcgcggtgcgCACCCTGACGCTGACGCTCGAAgtgagcagctcgtcctttTCCAACGAGTTCTGGTTCTGCCGCGTGCCGCCCCAggtcggcggctggctgacgggcgtgtttggcggcgcgctgctctTCGGCTTCGCCATCAAGGGGCTTGTCGACGCGGAGCGGTGGAGGCCGGAGCTCGTCAAGGTCTGGAAGGGTGAGCAGCAGGGCGCATTGACTGCCGAAGAGGCGTACGTGCCGCTccaggatgacgaggagcgaCAGACAggaccgcctccgccgcatTCGCCTCCGCCCCCTTTTATATCACATCAGCCGCAgcagtcgcagcagcagcaaggggGTAACCATGCCGAGTCCGAGGACATGCTCAACGCAGAGGGGCTTGCGCGACGGTCAACTGATCTGCCATCGTATCAGGATGCGACGCGCCGGACTGACACGATGCCGCCTTCCTACGGCGAGGCCGCTCCGGATGGTCAGTTGGTGTTTGACTGAGACGGTACTTTGGTAGCTCAATACAAAGAAGCCTAATTTGCCCGAAGCCTTGACATGGGCTCCCCAGAAGGCTGCGTTCCCTTGGCCTCGCATCGACAGCCATCCAATCTTCCGTTGCCCATTGGTGCATCGTGAATGGGGGTTTTAGGCACCATTGCATAAGACCTCAGAACTAGCGGCATTGTATTGTCCCATAAGAGCCGCAATGAGAGGAACAATGGGAATAAGTCGGACTTTGACTTTGAAGCACCGTAGTGTGGAGCGACTGTCCCAATGCTGCTGTTTGTTTATTGCTTAGACTCGTCTGGGCTTATACGGAGGTGCGCTGAGATGACAATCCGTCTGCGACTTCGGTTGCCGCACGGCCCTTTATACACGAATCATCCGGAACAAACCTCATACACGCGGCCGGCTTGGCCTCATCATTCTCTTTAATCCCAATTGCCAACACAACATTGCATGACAAAAGGGTTTGGCTCGTGACGCACAACATTGCGAATACGGGAatttccccccctcccctatGCGCTCCTTGAGGATGGCAGACTTTCTGTGACTACTCTTCAGAAGCAAAATAAATGGAGAACATGGGGTTAAGCGACGAGTCCGAGACTTACACCAGCCGTAGGTAGGGCCATACATGAACCTTCCAAGATGCTGCCAACGTCGCAGCACGCATATACGTAGCCAAAagacatggcatggcagctCATCCAAGCAGGGTCTGTAGACTGAAAAGGTGTCAACAGCATGCCGGAGGACACAATATGCACATTTCTTGAGACAAATGAGAAAGCGACAGCAGACAGCTGACGCGGCAACTCTTAATCCTTTGAAAGTTGGCAAGGCCATCCTGCTTCGATCCAATAACTTTGGGGACGTTGGGGACTAACAacactctcctcctccgttGGATGTGTATGATACAGGGCACCAATCGCAATTTATGTATGTTGTAGGTCTCGAAACAACTACTCGGGGAAACCTACAAGAGGCTCGCGCCGACCCCGCATCACATGTTGGTAGCCTGTCGTCTGGAGCCATGTGTCCTTGGAGGATCGTAGACGTACCGACCAGGTTGCGTCAAGTCGGATGGGTGAGCGAGCTGTCGTGCGTAAACATCCCCCCAACCTCACTCCGTCTCCGTTGACCAAACTTTCACGCTTCATCATCTTGAGTCAAAAAGCATTCTTCTCCATCTCGCAATCCATTTGTCTGTGAAATCATCTCACCACCAATGGAAGAAGCCTGTGGACTCACGCACCCGTTGGAATTCCATACCCCCGGGTGGcacgcggccgccaacacgcccgtcgtcgacggcaagtACCTGGACCGGGCGACGGGCCAAGTTCGCACAGCAGCAGATCACGTAGAGTACGATGGCCCACCGGCAGTGGACATCATCATCCGGAACGTTCACGAGAGCTCGGTTGAGTGCGTCTTccgcgctgctcggccaTTTCCTCTGCGCGCGCTTCTGTGCCACATGGCGCGCCTTCTCGAAGAGAAGAATATAGAGCTCGACTCGCTCTTTGCGGCGCCGTATGCGATTCGGGTCACCCTTGCGCACGAGTTCACACACGAAGAGTTCTACGACATTGCTATTGAGATGGCGAATGGTATATGGAGCAGGAAATAAGTGACTATGACTATGCGGAAACGCCGAGTGGGAGATACGGGCTTGGTAACAGGACAGGACATGAAGAGAGGACCACAGGACTGGTAGTGTATTGCGTGAATCTGCTTGAAACGAGCGGGTATTATTGGAAGATCCGTTCACGTCCCGGATAGTTGAATGGGCAACATGAAGCCCCAAGGTCGTGGCTGAGGCTTTTGGCGTAAAGTGTTCCGTACCTATAGATTCTCGTCCCGCCCCCAGTGACCCGTCTTCTCGATCCGCGCCACCGCACGCTCCAGGTCCGCCATGTACTCGTTGTGCATGCGGCGCCGCACGCCGTCCGGCAGACGCGGGTAcacggcagccatggcggccacggtGGCGCGGTACTGTGCCCAGCTCAGCGCCGAGGGTTCGAGGCCATActcgcgcgccagccgcggcggcagcagatgCACCGTCATGAGGCGCGCCAACGGCGTCACAGCGCGCAGGTTCCAGGGCAGGCCAGCGGGCCAGAGCAGGGAGCGggccagctcgcgcgcctcgtccgtgACCTCGAGCGtggcgacctgctcgtcccAGTAGGCCCAAAAGTCATCCAGCGTCGCGGGCCACATGTCAGGCGGCATGCGCAAGCTCGTGCCAAacacggcggcctcgcggtaCATGACTTCAAGACGCGGGATGGGGATCTTCCCAAAGAGGGCctcgtggacgacgacgagggagacgaagagcgtggcggcggtccAGCGGTGCAGCTCCGGGTCGTTGGCGTCgtagccgtcgccgcggacgcGCGCGTGGTAGCGGTGTATGACGGAGAAGATGGCCGCCTTGTCGCGCGGGGTgccgaagacggcggcgttgaggaagCGCGCCGTGTTGCGCAGCCGCGTGGGGATGCGCGACGCAAAGGTGCTGTGCCgcgaggcgccgcgcgcgagcgaCGGGTGCGCGAACTGGCAGAGGATGGCGAACtgcccgccgagcaggtagacgtcctcgacgatcATGCCGCGCAGGAGGGTCGGCTCCTCGATGGTGTCGTAGATGTGGACGAcgggaggcggacgaggaggcttGATGTCGCCGTGAGAGGCGTCATGGTTTTCGGTCGGATTGTTGTCCATGGTGATGATTGGCAACAGCTTCTTCGTTGATCTACACGAATACGTTGGAGTATAGTTGTCATATAGCTCcagggacggcgacgacgtcgatgtCCATGTATGTCCAACCAAGAGATAGAGAGCAGTGACTGATGAACGGCATCTACGTAATAACAGACGGTTGTGAACTTGTGAATCGCGAGGTTGCCACTCCATAAGCCACTTCCACGTTTACCCCAGACGCAAAATCGACTCGTCAGGGACCTTGTATGGGATCAAATACTAACTTCTAGAGCAACTAACTACTAGCCACGACGCCTGGCCGCTCGCTCTTCACgtgctgtctgtctgcaATTATGCAACTACCAACGTTGCCAACGACTAACACAAAGGAAACGgaacggcgcggcggggcgACTTGTGGAACCAACCTCCGTCCCGCGCTCCCGGATCCTCGCAGACCCCGGTGTCCCGAGCGCCGGTCGATTGGAGCAGAAAAGATGGGGATGCCggttcgtcgtcgatgagacTCCAGTCGTCACCCATTCATGGCCTTCTTTACAAGTTGTCTACCGGCGCCATCAGTGAGTGACACACGACAATGCCATTGTTGCCACCGTCATTGGTCCCCGCAACTAACAAACTAACTTCACAACGGGGAGCATGTGAAAATGCTCCCGTCACAcgaccccatccatccatccatccatccttgcTTGACGTGTTGGTAACCAACTGCCGGCGGGGCATCCCCGGATTCGCTTTAACGTCTAACCCCTTCCTGCCATTGTATGCACAACCACAACGGCACGCATAGCCCCTACTCTACCACCCACGTGTGTCGAacacggccgccatcgccatcgccatcgccaaccgcGCGCGGCAGCCTTCCCCTCCGGATCAGAAGCCAGGCGACGCCACtcccagcgccagccagtTGCGAAGCTCCTCGCCCCTGCCCCAgccgcgcatcgtcgcctcgacagaggacgacagcgccgccgatcTGAGGTAGCGAACCGAGCCCAGAGCCGCAAGCACGCAAAAGATGTAGAGCAAGATCTGTCACAAGCCAGTCAGTCGATCTTCCCCGACGACAACAAACAAACAGCACACTCCGTTCATCGCATACGCGCAGGAGCAAGTGACttggtgagtgagtgagtgagtaCCTACCTTGTATGTCCAGTCGTCCGCGTCCTTGTCGTGAAACGCCAAAAGGCGGTACCCGACAAACGCatgcatcgccgccaccagccacGGCGCATCCCCGCCCGGTCCCCACGCGCACACGACGGCGAGTCCCACCGGCATGAAGACAAAGGTGTAGACGAGCCGGGCCGGGACGTCGCCAAACGCAATCGGCAGCGTCGATCGGCCGAccgccttgtcgcccgcctgGTCGCGAAAGTCCTGGACGTGGTAAGAGAGCGCCAGCCATACGCAGATAGCCACGACGTCGTTCTCTGTTCCCATCAGTACcgttcccgccgccgtcgttgtcgttgttgtcgtcatcgtctgcGAGCCGACGAGGCTAGTGCCCATCATGATCTTGCGCGGCGCGGAGAGCATCACGGCCCCCAACAGCGATATTCCAACCACGTTCTTGCCGATCCAatgaccgcccgcccgcgtaCGCACCAGAAAGAGGCTGATGACCAAGTGTGTAAGGTTCTCGCGCCATATCGTCCTGTAGAAGAGCGCCGTCGACAGGAAGAGCGCCCAAACAACAGCGCAGCGGGcccgggcgccgcgcagcgaCACCCTGCCCGACGGAATGGGCCGGTGGGGCTTGTTGATGCGGTCTTCGACGATGTCGCCGAGCGACTGGTTCGCTAGGTTGAAGGCGTACAGGTAGAGGCATGTCCACGCTACCACGAATAGGCATCGGGGGAGTGCCACGTTGAGAGGGAGTGTCAAGGCTGGGCCCGCCGCGAATAGACACGAGGGCACGATGACGCCGGTCCAGTCGCGCCGAGAAAAGAGGGAAAACAACTCGACCTCGTTGAAGACGTGATGTGCCAGGCCCATGTTGTTGGTCTTTTACTCTGTCTCTTTTAGTTTCTCCTTGTCTCGGCTCTCGCTGTGTCTCGCTGTGTCTCGGCAGGGTCTTTCGAGGTAGATATAAACGTGCGCAATAGAGACACTCGCAACCTCCCATGGATGCCTAAAGTCCTGACAACAAAAACAACTCTCCATTTATACCTCTTCGCCAGCCTGGccttgtcttgtcttgtctaTTGTTGAATTGGAGGCACGGCTGGGTACCGGCGCCCTCCGAGCCATCAGTGGCGCGTCTCTGGGCAGCTGATCAGAAACctgcatcgccgtcgccgggtcgGGGAAGCCGGACGTCGTCCCAACAAGGCCCTCCCTCTCGACTCAACCATGGCCTTTCTTTTGTAGGATTCGCGCGCAATCGATGGCGAAAATGGCCATGAGTCGCGGcgcccggccggcgacgacgacggtgcatCTTTGGCATCGCTGTGGCGTTCTACAGCCAGTCCATCCACGAGCGGATGGGTGCCAGCGGTGCGCCTGACGAATGACGCCAACAAGGCTGTCCAAGTGGCGTCCATACACCGGCCTTCCATACACCCGCCGGGTAGTTGGCcgtgccctgcgccgcccggtgacgccccggcccggcccggccgacGTCCTAGTTGTGGCACCTGGTCGTGTCTCGGCCAAATTGCCGTTCATCACGCACTCGGATGCAGACTGTATCAACCGCACATCAGAGAGGAAACGAAAGAAAAGGCGACAGGAACAGACACAGAGCAGACGGACGATAGTGACGCGCATGGGCATCGGTCTAGGTCTAAGACGGCGATGCATGCAGACCGGGTATTTTCCGGCGGGatgcggcgacgacaagacaCCTCTCTGTGCCTGGCTGGGTTAGCCAAGATGCGTCGTTAGTTCCCTCTGTGCTACCGGCATCAGCTCAActcaacgccatggccgtctcaACTCGCGTGCGTCACGCACGGTCTTCACCCAAActtgatgccgccgttgggATTCCAGGTCCCTTGtcccctcgtcggcggctgtCCCCGTCCGTGCTGTGTCTGGCCATgcccgtcaccgccgctgcctccgccGCTCCCAAACCTGATGCCCATGGCCGGGCTCCATACCGTGCCGCCCCCTGTTGCCgctcccaccaccgccgggTTCATCGGTTGGGGCTGTTGCACCGTGTCTCCTGCCCCCGCGGCTGCAGCCCACGACTggatcgacgccgccgggttCACCGCCCCGGCGAGAGGCGTcggttgctggtgctgatggtggtggtggttatgttgctgctgctgcgcctgcgcctgcctcTGGAACGGGCTTTGGGCAGCGACCGGCTCGGGCTGAAAGTACGAATGCGTATTGGCGCCGTATGCCGCTGGCGGGGTCCCCGTCCCCTCCGGCGACAGGTTGAGGTTGGATAGCGGCGGCATGCTCAGCTCCCTAGTGTCATCACAAAGTCAGCCAGTCGTCATCTGCATACGTTGGGTGAGCCACCGTGAGGAGACCACGCGGAGCGAAGTCCCCGGTTGCACGACAACGACGTACTCTTCAAGTGCCCGCGCCTCCATGCGCCGCTGCGCAACCCAGCCCTTGACCACGTCTCGGAAGCCGGCGCCCACGATGCGGTTGAGATCGTTGTAGAACTTCCTCCCCACCTCGAGGTTGCTGACCACCTCCTTGTACTTGAAGTAGGCGCTGTCCAGCTTCTGCAGCGCTTGCTCCCGTTCCCGGAGCCCGCGGTCGCCCACCTTGCGCCGCTGGGCCTCAAACTCGCGGTTCGCCcgctccacggccgccagcagcttgtcctgctcctgcgccgcctccgtgtCCACCGCTTCCAGCTCTGCCTCGTATAGCCTGTCGAGCCGCTTCTCGAAAAAGTCTTCAAAGTGCGCGGGCACGATGGCGGTGTTGGGATACGTCCGTTCCAGGCGTGCCGCCTCCTTGAGAATGTCGGGcttgatgtcgtcgcggcgcgcgctcTCCCGAATGCTCTCCACCTTTCGACGCCGCTTGCTCTCTAGGCGTTGCACATCGTTGTACGCGCTCCGCAGGCGGTTCACGGACGCCTTGAGTTCCTCGCTCGTCTCCCGTTGCGTGCTCGACGGCACGAATTCCATCAGACCCCGATCCGGCCCGCAGAGCACGCGTAGAAGGTCCTCCGTGGACGCAAACTTCtccttgacgatgccgtcgctgctcaaGCTGCTCTGGAAGTAGCCCTCAATCTCGTTGGCGTGGCCCCAGAGCTTCGCTCCCTGGGGGTCGTTctggccagccggccgcgTCCATCGTTCGGTCCCGTACTTTCTTCGAAGCCGCTCATCCTCTTCCTGCTCAGTGCTCAGCGCCGACTTGCCCTCTTCGAAGATGGCAAGATCGGCCGCGCGCAACTTGTCAATATCCGCTAGACTCCTATGCACTCTTCCAATGGCGTCGCCCTGCCGCAGCTCCTCTGCGTGCTGCACCAAGCTGGGCGGCAGGCCGAGCGGCTTCTCCAAGGCCTGCAACGACCCCGGCAAGCCGAACGAGGAGACGGTCATGTGCATCTTCTCAGTGAGCGACTCCAGCTGCTGTATGATGTTTTGGTTGACCATGCGATCTCTGCGTTCCTCGTATATAGAGGTGGCAACGTGCACCGAGAACGGTACGAGGCGCGAAAACAGAGCCGGCCCAAACTCGGCATGTTCGCCGAGAAAGTCGAACGGGTTTGCGACCTGCGGTGGTACCTTGACCTCAGCCATGTTGAAGCGGTCGAGGATCTTGAGGTCCGACTTGGGCGGCACGGGATCTGTCTCGGTCGTCAGCGCACGAGTGTCGAGGCGCGCTCCGCGGAAAGTGGTGCAGAGGGTGGCAACATACTCAGAAAGATCATGTCATTGTCCTTTTCGGCGCGCTTCAGATCATCCTCGGCTTTCCTCTTAAGCGCATTCAGGTCATCCACAATCATCTTGTTGATGTACCCGCCCCTCGTTTCCTTGAGCCCCTCGGCGAGGCAAGCGACAGAGTCTTGAAGCCgcgccacctcctcgccgtaTTTGCGCTTCTCCAGGCAGTCCCTTGCGGCGCGGtactgggcggcggcggcaaaaTGGTGGTGCTTTGCCGTCATGTGGTGTATCCAGGCGCTGCTGATGGCCTCGCTGCGCAtagcggcctcggccgccgagtTGTAGAGATCGGAGACGCGCGCGGCCAACTTGGCGATGCTCAGGTCCTTGAGGTCGCGCAGCACGCTGCTCTGCCACATGCACTCTTGGCTCTGCGCGAGGAATAGCTgcacgagggcctcgagcgtGCTGTCATCCATGTCGTCGGGCGGGTCGGGCATGCGCAGCTCGGGGAGGATGCTCTTTTGTATGTGCGAcaagacgccggcggccaggttgAAGTTGTGCGCAGCGACCTTGAGGTTCTCGGGCGTGGACCGCGGGGTGTTGACGGCCAGCTGGGAGTAGAGGGCAGCGAGGTTGTAGAGAATGTTGATTAGCTCGTACTTGAGGTTGTTGCGCACCATCGGGCGTTCAGTGTTGTAGCCCAGCGCGGGATACCAGGTGAACTCGGCGCCTATCTGTCGAGTGGGCGGTCAGCATCGCGCATGGCCGGATGGGGGCGAGCTGGGCTCCAGCCGCGTCGGGGAGCGGGCACTCACGTCAATGGGAAACTTGCCCCCCATCCAAGCCAGCTGGCCTGCCCACGCCTGCAGCTTCCGCACGCCGCTCGGATGAGCCTCGCGCACGttgacggcatcgcggcgcagcgcgtccaCCGTCTCGAGGTCGGCACGGAACATGTCCGGATGCTGGTCGTACTTGTCGTTGATGTACCCGCGGACCGTGTCGGCGAGCGACATCTGCGCCGACCGCCTGAAGGGCAGCGAGAGGATGCTTCCCGTTCTGTTGGAAGACGGCCAGGATCTCGTCAGCTTTCGGGGGCGAGACGTgtcggggagggggaggcgcgGTACTCACGTGGAC from Purpureocillium takamizusanense chromosome 12, complete sequence harbors:
- a CDS encoding uncharacterized protein (COG:S~EggNog:ENOG503PGEP~TransMembrane:7 (i21-39o45-63i99-117o137-157i234-253o259-275i287-304o)); protein product: MGLAHHVFNEVELFSLFSRRDWTGVIVPSCLFAAGPALTLPLNVALPRCLFVVAWTCLYLYAFNLANQSLGDIVEDRINKPHRPIPSGRVSLRGARARCAVVWALFLSTALFYRTIWRENLTHLVISLFLVRTRAGGHWIGKNVVGISLLGAVMLSAPRKIMMGTSLVGSQTMTTTTTTTAAGTVLMGTENDVVAICVWLALSYHVQDFRDQAGDKAVGRSTLPIAFGDVPARLVYTFVFMPVGLAVVCAWGPGGDAPWLVAAMHAFVGYRLLAFHDKDADDWTYKILLYIFCVLAALGSVRYLRSAALSSSVEATMRGWGRGEELRNWLALGVASPGF
- the RIM20 gene encoding pH-response regulator protein palA/rim20 (COG:S~TransMembrane:1 (i52-73o)~EggNog:ENOG503NUZ5), whose product is MTYDIVVSSSNANSSQASLALLVVPTPRRVSRRRPRTCCVRVSPRRRRRRRIACTLTASIMSSTTGSILSLPFRRSAQMSLADTVRGYINDKYDQHPDMFRADLETVDALRRDAVNVREAHPSGVRKLQAWAGQLAWMGGKFPIDIGAEFTWYPALGYNTERPMVRNNLKYELINILYNLAALYSQLAVNTPRSTPENLKVAAHNFNLAAGVLSHIQKSILPELRMPDPPDDMDDSTLEALVQLFLAQSQECMWQSSVLRDLKDLSIAKLAARVSDLYNSAAEAAMRSEAISSAWIHHMTAKHHHFAAAAQYRAARDCLEKRKYGEEVARLQDSVACLAEGLKETRGGYINKMIVDDLNALKRKAEDDLKRAEKDNDMIFLNPVPPKSDLKILDRFNMAEVKVPPQVANPFDFLGEHAEFGPALFSRLVPFSVHVATSIYEERRDRMVNQNIIQQLESLTEKMHMTVSSFGLPGSLQALEKPLGLPPSLVQHAEELRQGDAIGRVHRSLADIDKLRAADLAIFEEGKSALSTEQEEDERLRRKYGTERWTRPAGQNDPQGAKLWGHANEIEGYFQSSLSSDGIVKEKFASTEDLLRVLCGPDRGLMEFVPSSTQRETSEELKASVNRLRSAYNDVQRLESKRRRKVESIRESARRDDIKPDILKEAARLERTYPNTAIVPAHFEDFFEKRLDRLYEAELEAVDTEAAQEQDKLLAAVERANREFEAQRRKVGDRGLREREQALQKLDSAYFKYKEVVSNLEVGRKFYNDLNRIVGAGFRDVVKGWVAQRRMEARALEEELSMPPLSNLNLSPEGTGTPPAAYGANTHSYFQPEPVAAQSPFQRQAQAQQQQHNHHHHQHQQPTPLAGAVNPAASIQSWAAAAGAGDTVQQPQPMNPAVVGAATGGGTVWSPAMGIRFGSGGGSGGDGHGQTQHGRGQPPTRGQGTWNPNGGIKFG
- a CDS encoding uncharacterized protein (TransMembrane:7 (o18-37i140-160o180-199i211-233o239-260i272-292o312-330i)); amino-acid sequence: MEDSSCAPRGFEAVITTLSFYVLCISWWLVDVPLLFVKPSPPPPPPPRQVDNNSSIDNNASSSSSVLSSSPGRVRLFLRAVAWNGIRAVQPTYIGLIALARAVSDGRNSTSAWPLLYYFGDALPNHPPALRPTALQWIKVVALDGVALVTEILLVVYGYYTSSASSSRHYDVRIFASGMWILSATPSCVLGAYLLLFVSRRASRLHRNWRLATAGTLLVAAGLALILALHFSVPPKDRVPAAAGIMAMQWALSLLPLVACRCSCCGSGARGMPWRIVYLIFAVAVRTLTLTLEVSSSSFSNEFWFCRVPPQVGGWLTGVFGGALLFGFAIKGLVDAERWRPELVKVWKGEQQGALTAEEAYVPLQDDEERQTGPPPPHSPPPPFISHQPQQSQQQQGGNHAESEDMLNAEGLARRSTDLPSYQDATRRTDTMPPSYGEAAPDGQLVFD
- a CDS encoding uncharacterized protein (EggNog:ENOG503P141~COG:S) → MDNNPTENHDASHGDIKPPRPPPVVHIYDTIEEPTLLRGMIVEDVYLLGGQFAILCQFAHPSLARGASRHSTFASRIPTRLRNTARFLNAAVFGTPRDKAAIFSVIHRYHARVRGDGYDANDPELHRWTAATLFVSLVVVHEALFGKIPIPRLEVMYREAAVFGTSLRMPPDMWPATLDDFWAYWDEQVATLEVTDEARELARSLLWPAGLPWNLRAVTPLARLMTVHLLPPRLAREYGLEPSALSWAQYRATVAAMAAVYPRLPDGVRRRMHNEYMADLERAVARIEKTGHWGRDENL
- the RIM20 gene encoding pH-response regulator protein palA/rim20, variant 2 (COG:S~EggNog:ENOG503NUZ5), encoding MVRNNLKYELINILYNLAALYSQLAVNTPRSTPENLKVAAHNFNLAAGVLSHIQKSILPELRMPDPPDDMDDSTLEALVQLFLAQSQECMWQSSVLRDLKDLSIAKLAARVSDLYNSAAEAAMRSEAISSAWIHHMTAKHHHFAAAAQYRAARDCLEKRKYGEEVARLQDSVACLAEGLKETRGGYINKMIVDDLNALKRKAEDDLKRAEKDNDMIFLNPVPPKSDLKILDRFNMAEVKVPPQVANPFDFLGEHAEFGPALFSRLVPFSVHVATSIYEERRDRMVNQNIIQQLESLTEKMHMTVSSFGLPGSLQALEKPLGLPPSLVQHAEELRQGDAIGRVHRSLADIDKLRAADLAIFEEGKSALSTEQEEDERLRRKYGTERWTRPAGQNDPQGAKLWGHANEIEGYFQSSLSSDGIVKEKFASTEDLLRVLCGPDRGLMEFVPSSTQRETSEELKASVNRLRSAYNDVQRLESKRRRKVESIRESARRDDIKPDILKEAARLERTYPNTAIVPAHFEDFFEKRLDRLYEAELEAVDTEAAQEQDKLLAAVERANREFEAQRRKVGDRGLREREQALQKLDSAYFKYKEVVSNLEVGRKFYNDLNRIVGAGFRDVVKGWVAQRRMEARALEEELSMPPLSNLNLSPEGTGTPPAAYGANTHSYFQPEPVAAQSPFQRQAQAQQQQHNHHHHQHQQPTPLAGAVNPAASIQSWAAAAGAGDTVQQPQPMNPAVVGAATGGGTVWSPAMGIRFGSGGGSGGDGHGQTQHGRGQPPTRGQGTWNPNGGIKFG
- a CDS encoding uncharacterized protein (EggNog:ENOG503PFDW), encoding MEEACGLTHPLEFHTPGWHAAANTPVVDGKYLDRATGQVRTAADHVEYDGPPAVDIIIRNVHESSVECVFRAARPFPLRALLCHMARLLEEKNIELDSLFAAPYAIRVTLAHEFTHEEFYDIAIEMANGIWSRK